Part of the Acidobacteriota bacterium genome is shown below.
GCGAAGATGCGGAACTCGGGGCCGGCGCAGTCGGGGCCGGGGGTGAACACCGCCACCTCGCGTGTCTCGCGGAAGAAGCGCACGTACGCCTCGTGGCGGCGCCGGTCGCGCTCGGGCTCCGCCATGATGGGTCCGTACGACTCCGATGAGGCGACGATGAAGGCCACCCCCGCGCCGCGATAGTCGTCGAGCGAGCGGTCGACGAGCCAGCGCACGTGTTCCGGCTGGAAACGCCCGCCGGGCAGCCACAGCGCCGCGCGTTCGAGCACGACCCGACTGCCGGTCGGGACGTTCGCGTCGATCCAGATCCAGGCCGCCTCCTGCGTCGTCGGGCGTCCGAGGTCGCGGACCCAGCTGGCCGCCCGCCACGCCGGCGGGAGCACGGCCGCGACCGTGAGGCCGACGATGAGCAGCGTGCGAGCCGCCCGGGGGATGTCGAACCGGCGGAGCAGGCTGACCCCGGAGACGACCGCGATGGCGGCGAGCAGGCACGCGAACGGCACGACGGGCAGCAGATAGCGACCGTAGATGAGCGCCCGGTCGGCAATCGACCAGAAGTACACGACCGGCACCGCCACGAGCAGCGCCCAGCGTCCCTGCCCGGGTCCCTTCACGGCACGGACGAGGCCCAGCCCGATGCCAGATAGCATGAGCAGAAAGGCCGGCCACTGCAGGTTGAGTCGCAGGTGCTTGGCGTAGATCACCCAGCCGGGCTCGGCACCGGCGGGGCGCTCGGCGTAGTACGACACCAGGTGGGCGAACCCGTTGAGGAACCCCGGGAGATCGAGCAGGGTGTACGGGGCAACGACCAGGAACGCGAGGCCTGCCGCGGCAACCGAGGCGCCCGCGCACGCCGCACGCGACGGCCTCGCCGCGAAGGTCGTCCACGCCGCGACGAGTGGCGCGAGCAGCACGATGCCCGCCGTGTACTTCATCCCCGTCGAGAGCCCCGCGGCGATGCCGGCCACGACGAACGCGCCGAGCCGCCGCTCTTCCTGGGCCTTCAGCGACCAGAGGAAGGTGAGCGTCACGAAGAAGGTCATCGGCACGTCGGTGAGCACGAAGTGCGACTCGCGCACGTGCATCGGCATGACGGCCATGAGCCCGGCCGCGAGCAGGGCGTGGCGGGCACCCCACCGCATGCCGATCTGGTGGACGAGCACGACGGTGGCGACGCCGAAGGCCGCGGTGACGGCACGGCTCCACAGGTAGAAGTGCTCGGGCCCCGCGTCGGCGAGCGACCGGAACTCCTGGCTGACGGCGCCCCACAGGAACCTGGCAATTGCGACGGGCAGGTGCAGGTAGAAGACGAGTCCCGGGTAATCGAAGAACCTGGGGTTGAGGTCGCCCGTCCGCATCATCGTGACGACACGGCCGACGATCTCCGGTTCGTCGACACCGATCGCGTAGGGAATGCCGTGGCCGATCCGCCAGAAGCGGAGCACGGCGGCCGTGAGCAGGACCACCGCCAGCCAGACCGTGGCGGGCCGCATGTCGGCGGCTTCCCGCCATTCGCGATCGATCACCTCGCCACCTGCTGACGCGCGGCCGTCAGGCCGCAATAGACGTCGATCAGTCCATCGACGACCGCCGGCCACGCGAACCGGCGCTCGGCGAGCGCGCGCCCCGCGAGGCCGCGCCGCCGCCGCTCTTCGGGCCCTGCCCGCAGCGCGTCGGCCAGGGCGTCGGCCAGCGCCTGCGCATCGCCGGGTGCCACGAGCCACCCGGTCTGGCCAGCCACGACCTTGTCGGGCAGGCCGCCGGCGCGTGTCGCCACGACCGCCAGGCGATGGGCCATCGCTTCGAGCGTCACGAGCGAGCTGCCCTCGTAGAGCGTGGGGTGCACGAACAGGTCTGCCGCATCCAGAGAAGCGTGGAGCTCCCGGTCATCGACTCGGCCGATGCAGATCATACGCGAACCGAGCGCTCGCACGGCGGTGTACCGAAGCAGCCGGGCTCGGTATGGGCCGTCGCCCACGAGCACCCAGCGCCAGGGGGGAAGCGGCGTGCCGGACGAAGCGAGCCGGGCAAGGGCGTCGGCCAGCACGTGGAAGCCCTTGTTCTCCTCGATCCGCCCGACCGACACGAGCAGACACTCGTCGTCGCCGATGCCGTGCGCGGCCCGAAGACGCGCGCCCTCGCCAGCGGGGGCCAGGCGGTCGATACGTTCGAGGTCGACCGCATTCGGCACGACGTGCACGCGAGTGGGGTCGACGGGCAGGTGCCCGACGACGATGGGCCGGAGCGCTTCGTCGGTGGCGATGACGGCGTCCGACGCGCGCGCGCAAGCGACGACGGCCTGTCTGAGCGGCCAGTAGGCGAGGCGCTTGAGGCGCGCGCGCCGCGGATCGGTGGCGCCGAACTCCTCGAGGCCCTGAGGGTTGAGCACGAACGGAGCGGTCGCTCGCGGGTCGGCGCCACGGGCCAGGGCGTACCCGAGGCCACTGGCGCCGAGGGCGTGCACGACGTCGATGGCGCCGGCGGCCACGAGGCGGAGCGCTCGGCGTCCCGCCCGCCATCCGTACATCGGATAGGCCGTGTCGCGATCGAGGATGGTCGTCCAGCGCCGATTCGCCAATGGGAACGTGACGTACGGCACGGTGACGAGCGTGCAGCCGTCGCCGGCCAGTTCGAGGGCCCGCGGCCGACCGGGGCGCGGTGGAGGCACGACGAGCGTGACTCGGACGTCGCGCCCTGCGAGATGCGCGACGAGGTCGTACACGTGCCGCTCGAGCCCGCCGTGCCCGTGCAGCGGCCACACGGCGCGAGCGAGCACGGCCACCCGCAACGGCTCGCGGCTCACCGAATGCCCCTGGCCCGCGCGGCCACGAGCTCGTCGTAGAGCGAGGCGACCTTCGGCACGACAGCGCGCGCATCGAAGGTCGTCGTGACGTGCTGTGCGGCGGCGGCGCCCAGTCGCCGTCGCAGCCCGGCGTCCGAGGCCAGCCGGCGCACGTCGGCGGCCAGCCCGCCGCGCGTCGTCGACACGAGTCCCGTGACGCCGGTCTGGACGATGTCGCGCGTGCCGCCGGTGTCCATGGCGGCGACCGGCACGCCGAGGGCGCCGGCCTCGAGCAGCACGCGGCTCAGCGACTCCGGCCCGTGCGAGGGAAAGACGAGCAGCGAGGCGTGCGCCACCCACGCGAGGGCCTCGTCGCGGTCGAGCCACCCGGCGAAACGCACGTCGAGGCCGGCCGCGCGGGCTTCGGCTTCCACACGCGCGCGCTCCGGGCCGTCGCCCACGACGACCACCGGCCAGTCGAGACCGGCCTCGACGAGCGCCGGGACGAGATGCGCCACGCCCTTGTTCGTGGCGAGCTTGCCCGAGTACACGGCGTACGGCGCGTCGAGCGGGCGAGGCGTGCGCGCGGCGGCCGCCCGCAGCGGCTCGATATCGACGGGATTGGGGATCGTCTCGATCCGCGTCGCGCCCAGTTCCGGGGCGCGCGCGCGGAGGTCGGCGGCGATGATCGTGCTGACGGCGATCACCGCATCGCTCGCGGCCAGGCTCGCCCGCTTGCGCCGGAGGTTGGCCGCCATGTACGGTACGAGCGGCAGGGCCAGCGGCCACGCCGCTCGCGCCCTGGGCCTGATGCAGCGCGTCATGGGCCGCGGTCCGCAGGCCGGGCACAGGTGGTCGGCCCGCGGATCGTGGATCAGGTCCGACCAGTAGCACACGGGCCAGTAATCGCGCACGGTGCACACCGACGGCACCCCCGCCTCGGCCGCCGCATCGATGGAGGGCGGACCGGTGAGCACGTGCTGGCCATGGACGACGTCGACTCGCTCGCGCCGGACGATCGCGGCCAGCCAGGGGCCGAGCCTGGCGCGGAGCCGTTCGTTCTTGAAGTAGTTGCGCACGTACGGCAGGCGGGGTGCCGGTGCGTCGTACTCGATGACCCTCAACCCGCGGTAGGTCCGCTCGCGCGTGCCGCTCGAGTGGCCGGGCCGCACCTGCACGACGAGCACGTCATGGCCGAGACCCGTAAGGCCGCGGGCGAGCTCGAACGTGCTCCAGCCGCTGCCACCGCAGCCAGGCGGGAACGAGTCGGTCGCGAGCAGGACGCGCATGGTGTGGTGACGGGCAACCTCCGCCGGGGCTGAAGCCCCGGCGCTACGGAACACCCCCTCGGCCGCCAATCCTCGTTCGTAGCGCGGGGGGCTTCAGCCCCTCGCGCCCCCGCCGGGGCTCGGGCCCCGGCGCTACGGACACGACGATGAGCGCCGCGCGTCGAGCCGGCGCTGAATCGCCGACTCGAGGTGCGTACAGTGCGCCGCCCAGCTGTACTCGGCTTCGACGCGCGCCCGCGCCGCCCGGCCCATGGCGCGCCGCACGGCCCCGTCACGGAGCAGGAGCAGGGCCTCGGCGAGCGCCTCGGGCACGTCCGCATCGTACAGCACCGCCTCGCGCCCGTGTGCGACGAGCGCTGCGAGCCGGTCGATGCGTGGCGTCACGACCGGCAGGCCGGCCGCCATGTACTCGAAGATCTTGAGGGGCGACCAGTAGAAGGCGAGTCGCAGCGGCTCGTGAGCGCCGACGTCGAACGGGGCGACGCCGATGTCGGCGGCCGCGAGCGTCGCGGGCATCCGATCGTGCGGCAGCGCACCGGTGAACACCG
Proteins encoded:
- a CDS encoding glycosyltransferase family 4 protein — encoded protein: MSREPLRVAVLARAVWPLHGHGGLERHVYDLVAHLAGRDVRVTLVVPPPRPGRPRALELAGDGCTLVTVPYVTFPLANRRWTTILDRDTAYPMYGWRAGRRALRLVAAGAIDVVHALGASGLGYALARGADPRATAPFVLNPQGLEEFGATDPRRARLKRLAYWPLRQAVVACARASDAVIATDEALRPIVVGHLPVDPTRVHVVPNAVDLERIDRLAPAGEGARLRAAHGIGDDECLLVSVGRIEENKGFHVLADALARLASSGTPLPPWRWVLVGDGPYRARLLRYTAVRALGSRMICIGRVDDRELHASLDAADLFVHPTLYEGSSLVTLEAMAHRLAVVATRAGGLPDKVVAGQTGWLVAPGDAQALADALADALRAGPEERRRRGLAGRALAERRFAWPAVVDGLIDVYCGLTAARQQVAR
- a CDS encoding glycosyltransferase family 4 protein yields the protein MRVLLATDSFPPGCGGSGWSTFELARGLTGLGHDVLVVQVRPGHSSGTRERTYRGLRVIEYDAPAPRLPYVRNYFKNERLRARLGPWLAAIVRRERVDVVHGQHVLTGPPSIDAAAEAGVPSVCTVRDYWPVCYWSDLIHDPRADHLCPACGPRPMTRCIRPRARAAWPLALPLVPYMAANLRRKRASLAASDAVIAVSTIIAADLRARAPELGATRIETIPNPVDIEPLRAAAARTPRPLDAPYAVYSGKLATNKGVAHLVPALVEAGLDWPVVVVGDGPERARVEAEARAAGLDVRFAGWLDRDEALAWVAHASLLVFPSHGPESLSRVLLEAGALGVPVAAMDTGGTRDIVQTGVTGLVSTTRGGLAADVRRLASDAGLRRRLGAAAAQHVTTTFDARAVVPKVASLYDELVAARARGIR
- a CDS encoding glycosyltransferase family 39 protein; the protein is MIDREWREAADMRPATVWLAVVLLTAAVLRFWRIGHGIPYAIGVDEPEIVGRVVTMMRTGDLNPRFFDYPGLVFYLHLPVAIARFLWGAVSQEFRSLADAGPEHFYLWSRAVTAAFGVATVVLVHQIGMRWGARHALLAAGLMAVMPMHVRESHFVLTDVPMTFFVTLTFLWSLKAQEERRLGAFVVAGIAAGLSTGMKYTAGIVLLAPLVAAWTTFAARPSRAACAGASVAAAGLAFLVVAPYTLLDLPGFLNGFAHLVSYYAERPAGAEPGWVIYAKHLRLNLQWPAFLLMLSGIGLGLVRAVKGPGQGRWALLVAVPVVYFWSIADRALIYGRYLLPVVPFACLLAAIAVVSGVSLLRRFDIPRAARTLLIVGLTVAAVLPPAWRAASWVRDLGRPTTQEAAWIWIDANVPTGSRVVLERAALWLPGGRFQPEHVRWLVDRSLDDYRGAGVAFIVASSESYGPIMAEPERDRRRHEAYVRFFRETREVAVFTPGPDCAGPEFRIFA